One window from the genome of Polynucleobacter sp. MWH-Svant-W18 encodes:
- a CDS encoding FecR domain-containing protein → MQTKKYFHFQQAIEIGLGLLMRSILIVFVLATVQTNGVLAQTAPEAGRVLMAIGDVKVSRSGQQVPVTKGSAVLVGDTLVTGPASNAQLRMTDGAILALKAQTEFKINDYNFNGKADGTEKANLSLVKGGVRAVSGVIGKENKDNLKIDAVVATVGIRGTGFNINVCEGNCFAPDKTPVKDGLYAGVFEGKIVVQNQTTTEAVGVNQFVHVADRNSKPQFLLAPPQFLPDNLAGQRSVKSKGRVENKVLPGLAASVSLPTKSSDKEAAPLSSAQPETGGADVSPPSAIEQAVNVFTPKALLNLPSLGNGLPVQATTSSALPDGYAFYMQKAETNPAVLGSDHLPLHNIIPDANFVTGQAQPRTLNAMSASPLPASGQGAYITQIKLDPSVFAVNDPFYSQQIYSIGSAQQMEGGNVDGIISWGRWANGTVQQIALYNSGGPVYLSAGNGFHYIVGDRTTEANLRNEFAVNNSVLNFKLIGATTPTPVGNSLGTWAVYDGSLTANIATAKINGNVAMFNNQSSGYGVYNMAFTGNLNAAAPYNDVSTNLTKVSGPQTMCAAGCAGSGNVTFYGGGTQSPTSTAAKAAGLSYNINTGNNVVQGVAVFKR, encoded by the coding sequence ATGCAAACTAAAAAATACTTTCATTTTCAACAGGCTATTGAAATAGGTCTAGGTTTATTGATGAGATCTATTTTGATTGTGTTTGTATTGGCAACTGTTCAGACAAATGGTGTTTTAGCCCAGACAGCGCCTGAGGCTGGCCGTGTTTTGATGGCGATTGGCGATGTGAAGGTAAGCCGCAGTGGACAACAAGTACCAGTAACTAAGGGATCTGCCGTTCTTGTGGGTGATACCTTGGTGACTGGGCCCGCTAGCAATGCTCAGCTCAGAATGACTGATGGCGCCATATTGGCCCTCAAAGCGCAGACAGAATTCAAGATCAATGATTACAACTTCAACGGCAAAGCTGATGGTACTGAAAAGGCGAATCTGAGCCTAGTTAAGGGTGGAGTTAGAGCCGTCTCTGGCGTTATCGGCAAAGAAAACAAAGATAATCTTAAAATTGACGCAGTAGTGGCGACCGTAGGCATTCGGGGTACGGGATTTAATATCAATGTGTGTGAGGGAAACTGCTTTGCACCGGATAAAACTCCTGTTAAAGATGGCCTATATGCAGGTGTTTTTGAAGGCAAAATTGTGGTTCAGAATCAAACTACCACTGAAGCTGTTGGCGTAAATCAGTTTGTTCACGTCGCAGACAGAAATTCAAAACCTCAATTCTTACTAGCCCCTCCTCAGTTTTTGCCTGACAACCTCGCCGGTCAACGTTCTGTTAAATCTAAGGGTAGGGTTGAGAATAAAGTCTTACCTGGTTTGGCAGCTTCGGTCAGCCTGCCTACAAAATCATCAGACAAAGAGGCGGCGCCCCTTTCTTCTGCGCAACCAGAGACTGGCGGCGCTGATGTCAGCCCTCCGTCGGCAATTGAGCAAGCCGTTAACGTTTTTACTCCAAAAGCACTTCTAAACTTACCCTCTTTAGGTAATGGTTTGCCAGTCCAGGCTACCACCAGTAGTGCACTTCCAGATGGTTATGCCTTTTACATGCAAAAGGCAGAAACTAATCCTGCTGTTTTAGGGAGTGATCATCTTCCACTTCATAACATTATTCCGGATGCGAACTTTGTGACGGGTCAGGCACAACCTAGGACGCTGAATGCAATGTCTGCAAGTCCCCTGCCAGCTTCAGGGCAGGGCGCATACATTACTCAAATTAAGCTGGACCCAAGTGTATTTGCTGTTAATGACCCTTTCTATTCTCAGCAAATCTATTCTATTGGAAGTGCCCAGCAGATGGAGGGGGGCAATGTGGATGGCATCATCTCATGGGGCCGTTGGGCTAATGGTACTGTGCAACAAATTGCCCTTTACAACAGTGGGGGGCCGGTTTACCTCTCGGCAGGTAATGGCTTTCACTATATAGTTGGAGATAGAACGACTGAGGCCAATTTACGAAATGAATTCGCCGTGAATAACTCTGTATTAAATTTCAAGCTGATTGGCGCTACTACGCCGACTCCCGTCGGTAACTCCCTGGGTACATGGGCTGTCTATGATGGATCTTTAACTGCCAATATCGCTACTGCAAAAATTAACGGCAATGTAGCGATGTTTAACAACCAATCCTCTGGATATGGCGTTTACAACATGGCATTTACGGGTAATTTAAATGCAGCTGCCCCCTATAACGATGTTTCTACTAATTTGACAAAGGTATCTGGACCACAAACGATGTGCGCTGCTGGATGCGCAGGCTCAGGAAATGTTACTTTTTATGGTGGAGGCACTCAGTCCCCGACTTCAACTGCTGCAAAGGCTGCAGGACTTTCATACAACATTAATACTGGTAACAACGTTGTTCAAGGAGTGGCAGTCTTTAAGCGGTGA
- a CDS encoding tetratricopeptide repeat protein produces MFKKTITSLNTDKAIKLACAAAHDLDRRMNQGALLILQGLVGSSDIICHGVVTVTRHILDVYQPISRKLKRRLKSQLKKYYKKIDLSQFNKENLYEMFFVACGVLQDRKALSIVVDTALQNMCRSLLEALVVLFTKHINVLALEVYVAAAKLKQYWQNNSLLQIRKDCQAHVQRHHSQWDHSIRPILEGASFQRLYAFARPTTYGVILATAVISTTSNADVADEMKVLIEQKKAEQAYGLGVKHPELMGDPLFDYYFGVAAVDSGNTSTGVFALERALLDNPDNDLVRLELGRAYFAQGEDERAKTEFLAVKKNYPPAPVVTTIDKYLEEIADRQGIYKASYSIFVEAGLGINTNVSAAAAVNNIILPYIGPVALGDSAAPIKSAFGFESIGGAVNLPLSSSVAIFGNANVSSQRYSQVSGYNLNVTNATTGVNLKDGSDSLKIAGIASIAQMDATPIPNTYGGGAEYSHQFSATDSVMLAAGTTTLQYPTQYNAYNANVNILTTGYRKEFSKAAWKPVLDVSLNTVKQNSTADRPDLGRRIYGGAIQTTFLPMPQLAVTVGGGYSQSKYDANDLLYQAPRTDGLYSGNLMLQYKLNKNLSTRLELTYFNNLSNLPLYGYEQWTGAIKLRYDWDSNNAN; encoded by the coding sequence TATTGGATGTATACCAACCAATCTCCCGAAAGCTCAAACGAAGATTAAAGAGTCAACTAAAAAAGTATTATAAAAAAATAGACCTTAGCCAATTCAACAAAGAGAATCTATATGAAATGTTTTTCGTTGCCTGCGGGGTATTGCAGGATCGGAAAGCCTTAAGCATTGTCGTTGACACAGCACTCCAGAATATGTGTAGAAGCCTGCTTGAGGCTTTAGTTGTCTTATTTACCAAACATATCAACGTACTTGCTCTCGAGGTCTATGTAGCCGCTGCCAAACTAAAACAATATTGGCAGAACAATAGCCTTCTTCAAATAAGAAAAGACTGTCAAGCCCATGTTCAGAGGCATCATAGTCAGTGGGATCATTCGATCAGACCTATCCTAGAGGGCGCTTCATTCCAAAGACTATACGCATTTGCTAGACCCACTACTTATGGTGTGATTCTTGCTACTGCAGTCATTAGTACGACTAGTAATGCCGATGTTGCCGATGAAATGAAGGTTCTCATAGAGCAAAAGAAGGCCGAGCAAGCCTATGGGCTCGGTGTGAAGCACCCGGAGTTGATGGGAGACCCTCTATTTGATTATTATTTTGGCGTTGCTGCAGTTGATTCTGGTAATACAAGTACAGGGGTATTTGCTTTAGAGCGAGCCTTGCTAGATAACCCCGATAATGATCTTGTTCGCTTAGAGTTAGGCCGTGCATATTTTGCACAAGGCGAGGATGAGCGGGCGAAGACCGAGTTTTTAGCAGTAAAGAAAAATTATCCTCCCGCTCCTGTTGTTACCACTATTGATAAATACCTGGAGGAAATCGCTGATAGACAGGGTATATATAAGGCTTCATACAGCATATTCGTTGAAGCAGGATTGGGTATTAATACTAACGTGAGTGCGGCGGCGGCTGTTAATAATATTATTCTTCCTTATATCGGACCAGTTGCTTTAGGCGATTCTGCAGCACCTATTAAATCAGCATTTGGCTTTGAAAGTATCGGAGGGGCTGTCAATCTTCCCCTGAGCTCAAGTGTGGCAATTTTTGGCAATGCAAATGTGAGTTCTCAGCGCTACTCTCAAGTATCTGGCTATAACCTCAATGTGACTAATGCAACAACTGGAGTCAACCTTAAGGATGGCTCCGACTCCCTAAAAATTGCAGGAATTGCCAGTATTGCTCAGATGGATGCAACACCAATACCAAATACCTATGGTGGTGGTGCAGAATACTCTCATCAATTTAGTGCAACGGATTCGGTGATGCTAGCTGCCGGAACAACGACCTTGCAGTACCCAACCCAGTACAACGCTTATAACGCTAATGTCAATATTTTGACGACGGGCTATCGAAAGGAATTTTCAAAAGCGGCTTGGAAGCCGGTTTTAGACGTTTCACTGAATACGGTTAAGCAAAATAGCACCGCTGATAGGCCAGATTTGGGGAGGCGCATATATGGAGGGGCTATTCAAACAACTTTTTTACCAATGCCTCAACTTGCCGTGACGGTAGGAGGCGGTTATTCTCAAAGTAAATACGATGCTAATGACCTGTTGTATCAGGCCCCTCGGACCGATGGTTTGTATTCAGGAAATTTGATGCTGCAATATAAGCTCAATAAGAATTTATCAACACGTCTAGAGCTGACGTATTTCAACAATTTATCGAACTTGCCGTTATATGGTTACGAGCAGTGGACAGGGGCGATCAAACTACGCTACGATTGGGATTCCAACAATGCAAACTAA